One Drosophila willistoni isolate 14030-0811.24 chromosome 2R unlocalized genomic scaffold, UCI_dwil_1.1 Seg167, whole genome shotgun sequence DNA segment encodes these proteins:
- the LOC6642020 gene encoding neprilysin-1 — protein sequence MPRLWAFCLLLASARAMPRSLQVNRTCPYQEECDASINLRHIEKLERYVNIEVDPCEDFHGYACGNWNNIHGQQDSAMSLSGDHINQQYENLFENLLRDRAAEEHGMPIYPNLVKYYHSCKVVNKPRLRRYLELLPAPTSSHWLDLVALLGRYGYHEHYVKIEVSQHNASQHMILIQPHNYNLNWNFTMHIYKVLRRHLQNEGQLLHFQDMKEKFLELEQNLLRLAKPAVEADNLKVYTLEGLQREIPEVNWSRTLGKQMGRIIHQDHQLLIDELPAIRNLINYLNEADGNLLKLYSLARFLNYLTQLPHNPLEKSEVSSSSRSSVCVRHMRKALYLAMNYAYETSFYHKQRSADDLVIHRVFEELKAEFTNTLNRNDFGLNPTLLTALKAKIEGVRLNVGNMPRNVPKDFYLDFEQSWLVGRDFYENHLHSLLHFNAHLSHLESMRNGLEKHIWYSFNYHGPELMDNIDATPYFYCLSSIIIIPYAYVQLPFYHYQFWPALLYGDLANTLGHEMLHAFDTYFVDYDAQGNMRDYSDELLLNPLYNASVNCLNDSSVESLNERTSDISGSRLALQTYMKDPQERLANGRLYFLQFAQFFCGEKGDIFHDVGSKRLNYALAQMPEFVEVFHCGPGQAMNPTERCSFW from the coding sequence ATGCCACGCCTGTGGGCGTTCTGTTTGCTATTGGCCAGTGCCAGGGCCATGCCAAGAAGTCTACAAGTGAATCGGACTTGTCCCTATCAGGAGGAATGCGATGCATCGATCAATTTGCGGCATATAGAGAAACTGGAAAGATATGTGAATATAGAAGTGGATCCATGTGAAGATTTTCACGGCTATGCTTGCGGAAATTGGAATAACATACATGGCCAACAGGACTCGGCCATGTCCTTGAGTGGTGACCACATCAATCAGCAGTATGAGAATCTTTTCGAGAACCTACTGAGAGATCGTGCCGCTGAGGAGCACGGCATGCCCATCTATCCAAATCTAGTCAAATACTATCACAGCTGTAAGGTTGTGAACAAGCCACGACTGCGACGCTATTTGGAACTATTGCCAGCGCCCACTTCATCCCATTGGCTGGATTTGGTGGCTCTCCTGGGTCGTTATGGCTATCACGAGCATTATGTAAAGATTGAAGTCAGCCAACACAATGCCAGCCAGCATATGATTCTCATACAACCTCATAATTATAATCTCAATTGGAATTTCACCATGCACATTTACAAAGTGCTGCGACGTCATCTACAAAACGAAGGTCAACTTTTACATTTCCAAGACATGAAGGAGAAATTTCTCGAATTGGAGCAGAATTTGTTGAGACTGGCCAAGCCAGCTGTCGAGGCGGACAACCTTAAGGTCTACACTCTGGAGGGATTGCAACGGGAAATACCCGAAGTGAATTGGTCAAGAACTTTGGGCAAACAAATGGGTCGAATAATTCATCAGGATCATCAGTTGCTTATAGATGAATTACCTGCGATTAGAAATTTAATCAATTATCTCAACGAAGCTGATGGAAATCTTTTGAAATTATATAGCTTAGCTAGATTTCTAAATTATCTAACACAATTGCCACACAATCCACTGGAGAAGTCTGAGGTCAGTTCCAGTTCTCGATCGAGCGTCTGTGTCCGTCATATGCGTAAGGCCCTGTACTTGGCCATGAATTATGCCTACGAGACTAGTTTCTATCACAAGCAACGTTCAGCCGATGATCTAGTCATACATAGAGTGTTTGAGGAGCTGAAAGCGGAATTCACAAATACATTAAACCGTAATGATTTTGGTTTAAATCCAACTCTATTAACTGCCCTAAAAGCCAAAATTGAAGGAGTCCGTCTAAATGTTGGAAATATGCCGAGAAATGTACCCAAGGATTTCTATCTTGATTTTGAACAGAGCTGGCTAGTTGGACGTGACTTCTACGAGAATCATTTGCATAGTTTGCTTCACTTTAATGCCCACTTGTCGCATCTGGAGAGCATGCGAAATGGTCTGGAGAAACATATATGGTATAGCTTTAATTATCATGGACCAGAATTAATGGATAACATCGATGCCACTCCGTATTTCTATTGCCTgagcagcatcatcatcataccGTATGCATATGTACAGTTGCCCTTCTATCATTATCAATTCTGGCCAGCTCTATTGTACGGAGATCTAGCCAATACTCTGGGTCATGAGATGCTACACGCCTTCGACACATATTTCGTGGACTATGATGCCCAAGGCAACATGAGGGATTACAGCGATGAACTTCTACTCAATCCTCTGTACAATGCTAGTGTCAATTGTCTAAATGACTCATCGGTGGAATCTCTGAATGAGCGAACATCGGATATAAGTGGTTCTCGTTTGGCCTTGCAGACCTACATGAAGGATCCCCAGGAACGTTTGGCCAATGGACGTTTATATTTTCTACAATTTGCCCAATTCTTTTGTGGCGAAAAGGGTGATATTTTCCATGATGTGGGAAGTAAGCGATTGAATTACGCTCTCGCCCAGATGCCCGAATTCGTTGAGGTCTTCCACTGTGGACCGGGTCAGGCAATGAATCCTACAGAACGATGCAGTTTTTGGTAG